From a single Mangifera indica cultivar Alphonso chromosome 19, CATAS_Mindica_2.1, whole genome shotgun sequence genomic region:
- the LOC123203056 gene encoding uncharacterized protein LOC123203056 has translation MKISGFWVLFFVLGTAVTFLSFPTGMVITQHSDGMMMMAMRRKLKENGYTPSTNKKPDVGMINLQDYSPADPAPSKATIKPAPIHHYSPLNPNIPRPSPPDHPTAGGST, from the exons ATGAAGATTTCTGGGTTCTGGGTTCTGTTCTTTGTGCTTGGGACAGCTGTCACGTTCCTGAGCTTCCCTACTG GTATGGTTATAACCCAGCACAGTGATGGTATGATGATGATGGCAATGAGGAGGAAGCTGAAG GAGAACGGCTATACCCCGAGCACCAACAAGAAGCCTGATGTAGGCATGATCAATTTGCAAGATTATTCTCCCGCAGATCCGGCACCAAGTAAGGCTACTATAAAACCTGCACCTATTCATCACTACAGTCCTTTAAATCCAAACATTCCAAGGCCTTCTCCTCCTGATCATCCCACGGCCGGTGGATCAACCTAG
- the LOC123202688 gene encoding 40S ribosomal protein S29, producing MGHSNVWNSHPKSYGPGSRTCRVCGNPHGLIRKYGLMCCRQCFRSNAKEIGFIKYR from the exons ATGGGTCACTCGAATGTATGGAATTCGCATCCGAAGAGCTACGGGCCTGGTTCTCGTACCTG CCGTGTTTGTGGAAACCCACATGGGCTAATCCGGAAGTATGGGTTGATGTGTTGTAGACAGTGCTTCCGCAGCAATGCCAAGGAAATTGGCTTCATCAAg TACCGGTGA
- the LOC123202782 gene encoding acyl-CoA-binding domain-containing protein 3-like → MELLQELVCTAFIAVLFSFLVAKLVSFAISGGVGGGGGGGGHYSNSAFEVKDLDEGVIMEELQFGEKLNVGVLESYGRVRLVEETVAKVEKFREGVQRGKEIAVSASHDEEIETERYQLLEKSIEVSEPCEESSEEKIMEKEVKKGEDFVEEAFENEESAVNNNVIIEELAVNKAVIIEESGVNDNVIIKESDVNNNVIVVESDVNNNVIGVGSAVIYNVIIEESGEIGETTGGLVSEEDDEWEGIERSELEKVFGKAAKFLGSGEKDDLFSDVQMELYGLHKIATEGPCHEPQPMALMISARAKWNAWQRLGNMNPEEAMEQYVKLLSERVPGWMEEHCSGDNKLESHKAGIPDAAAPELVSFSDHQTNFTHKRNLELNCDSGQVI, encoded by the exons ATGGAGCTTCTTCAGGAGTTGGTCTGTACTGCTTTTATTGCtgtgttgttttcttttcttgttgctAAGCTGGTTTCATTTGCCATATCTGGTGGTGTCGGTGGCGGTGGCGGTGGCGGTGGTCACTATTCTAACTCGGCCTTCGAGGTCAAAGACCTTGACGAAGGTGTTATTATGGAAGAATTGCAGTTTGGAGAGAAGTTGAATGTTGGAGTACTTGAAAGCTACGGCAGAGTTCGATTGGTTGAAGAAACTGTGGCAAAAGTGGAGAAATTTCGAGAAGGGGTTCAACGTGGAAAGGAGATCGCGGTGTCGGCGTCACACGACGAAGAAATTGAAACGGAACGCTACCAGTTACTGGAGAAATCAATTGAGGTTAGTGAACCGTGCGAAGAATCATCGGAGGAGAAAATTATGGAGAAAGAAGTGAAAAAGGGTGAGGACTTTGTTGAAGAAGcatttgaaaatgaagaatCGGCTGtgaataataatgttattattGAAGAATTGGCTGTAAATAAAGCTGTTATTATTGAAGAATCGGGTGTCAATGATAATGTTATTATCAAAGAATCGGATGTAAATAACAATGTTATTGTCGTAGAATCGGATGTGAATAACAATGTTATAGGCGTAGGATCGGCTGtaatttataatgttattattgAAGAATCGGGAGAGATTGGGGAGACAACGGGTGGTTTAGTAAGTGAGGAGGATGATGAGTGGGAGGGGATAGAAAGGAGTGAATTGGAGAAAGTATTTGGAAAGGCTGCCAAGTTTTTGGGGTCTGGAGAAAAAGATGATTTGTTTAGTGATGTGCAAATGGAGTTGTATGGCCTTCACAAGATTGCTACTGAGGGACCTTGCCATGAGCCACAGCCAATGGCTCTTATGATCTCTGCTCGTGCCAAGTG GAATGCTTGGCAAAGGCTGGGGAACATGAATCCGGAGGAGGCAATGGAGCAGTATGTCAAACTTCTTTCAGAGAGAGTTCCTGGGTGGATGGAGGAACATTGTAGT GGAGACAATAAATTGGAATCTCACAAGGCAGGAATACCTGATGCCGCAGCTCCCGAATTAGTGTCATTTTCAGACcatcaaacaaattttactcataaaag GAACCTGGAATTGAACTGTGATAGTGGGCAGGTGATCTAA
- the LOC123202784 gene encoding cytochrome b5-like gives MAENRIFTLSQIAQHNSKKDCWLVIDGRVLNVTNFLAEHPGGEDVLIEAAGKDATKHFEDIGHSKAAQNMLPKYQVGVLQGYTIKHTSSVQPQETKKKEMEAYVIKNQGKLKYAALFEFFVPLLVAVSYFAYRFLCRI, from the coding sequence ATGGCAGAAAACAGAATTTTCACGCTTTCACAGATTGCCCAGCACAATTCAAAGAAAGATTGCTGGCTGGTGATCGATGGCAGAGTACTGAACGTGACAAATTTCCTGGCGGAGCACCCAGGTGGAGAAGATGTGCTGATAGAGGCAGCAGGGAAAGACGCAACAAAGCACTTCGAGGATATAGGGCACAGCAAGGCCGCTCAGAATATGCTCCCCAAATATCAGGTGGGTGTTCTCCAAGGTTACACCATTAAACACACTTCTTCCGTCCAGCCCCAGGaaactaaaaagaaagaaatggaaGCATATGTCATCAAGAACCAAGGCAAACTTAAATACGCTGCTCTCTTTGAGTTCTTTGTGCCGCTTTTGGTTGCTGTTTCCTACTTTGCTTACAGATTCCTTTGCCGGATCTGA
- the LOC123202783 gene encoding subtilisin-like protease SBT1.7 yields MKILKFKLLQMILFLIFCYMYVVAEAEEKNQKLRTTYVIHMDKSNMPASFDDHFQWYTSSLQSVSDSADMLYTYDNVIHGFSTRLTAQEAESLEKQPGIISVLPEVRYELHTTRTPEFLGLEKSEALFSTFEAESDVIVGVLDTGVWPELKSFNDTGLGPVPGGWKGECELGKNFNSSSCNRKLIGARYFSKGYEAEFGPINETSESKSPRDDKGHGTHTSTTAAGSAVSGASLLGFASGTARGMATKARVATYKVCWLGGCFGSDIIAGMDKAVADGVNILSMSIGGGDSEYYRDTVAIGAFTAMAQGILVSCSAGNGGPDSGSLSNVAPWITTVGAGTLDRDFPAYITLGSGKNLSGVSLYSGKSLSSSLVPLVNGANASESSSGSLCLTGSLIPAKVAGKIVICDRGGNAMAQKGVVVKDAGGVGMILANTEPYGEELIAEAQLLPSVTVGEKAGDVIKKYVSSDPNPVATINSGGTQLGVEPSPVVAAFSSRGPNPVTPEILKPDLIAPGVNILAGWTGAVGPTRLQSDTRRVSFNIDSGTSMACPHVSGLAALLKGAHPEWSPAAIKSALMTTAYSTYKNGEAILDIATGEPSTPFDYGAGHVDPVAALDPGLVYDANVEDYLGFLCALNYSTTKIKQATNKDFTCESGKIYSLRDFNYPSFSVPLRTSTEKGGGSDSTSTLKYSRTVTNVGTPGTYNVSVSSQISSVKIVVEPESLSFSEQNQKQSYTVTFTSSSMPSGTNKFASLQWSDGKHVVKSPIAFSWT; encoded by the coding sequence ATGAAGATATTAAAGTTCAAGCTTCTACAAATGATTCTGTTTCTGATTTTCTGCTACATGTATGTGGTAGCAGAAGCAGAAGAGAAGAACCAGAAACTCAGAACGACTTATGTGATTCACATGGATAAGTCCAACATGCCAGCAAGTTTCGATGATCATTTTCAATGGTACACTTCATCTTTACAATCAGTATCAGATTCTGCAGACATGCTCTACACCTACGACAACGTAATTCATGGCTTCTCCACAAGGCTAACTGCCCAGGAAGCTGAATCGCTTGAGAAACAACCAGGAATTATCTCAGTCCTGCCAGAAGTAAGATATGAGCTACACACAACTCGAACACCGGAATTCCTCGGATTGGAAAAGAGTGAAGCTCTGTTTTCTACATTTGAAGCAGAGAGTGATGTTATTGTTGGAGTTTTAGACACTGGAGTTTGGCCAGAGCTGAAAAGCTTCAACGACACAGGGCTTGGACCAGTTCCAGGCGGCTGGAAAGGAGAGTGCGAGCTTGGCAAGAACTTTAACTCATCAAGCTGCAACAGGAAACTAATCGGTGCAAGGTATTTCTCAAAAGGGTATGAAGCAGAGTTTGGGCCCATTAATGAAACAAGTGAATCAAAATCACCGAGAGATGACAAAGGCCATGGAACTCACACATCAACTACAGCAGCTGGCTCAGCTGTCTCCGGAGCTAGCCTACTCGGTTTTGCTTCTGGTACAGCACGCGGTATGGCCACAAAAGCCCGGGTTGCTACATACAAGGTTTGTTGGCTTGGTGGGTGTTTTGGCAGCGATATCATTGCAGGCATGGATAAGGCTGTGGCAGATGGAGTAAATATTTTGTCCATGTCTATTGGAGGAGGAGATTCAGAATACTATAGAGATACTGTTGCAATTGGAGCTTTCACAGCTATGGCACAGGGGATTCTTGTATCTTGTTCAGCTGGAAATGGTGGACCAGATTCAGGAAGCTTGTCCAACGTTGCACCTTGGATAACCACTGTAGGTGCTGGAACTTTGGATCGCGATTTTCCAGCTTATATTACCCTTGGAAGTGGAAAGAATTTGTCTGGCGTATCTCTGTATAGTGGAAAATCATTATCTAGTTCCTTGGTGCCACTAGTTAACGGAGCTAACGCAAGTGAATCATCAAGCGGCAGTCTTTGCTTGACTGGAAGTTTAATTCCTGCAAAAGTTGCAGGGAAAATTGTGATATGTGATCGAGGAGGCAATGCCATGGCGCAAAAGGGTGTGGTGGTGAAAGATGCTGGCGGTGTTGGGATGATTTTAGCTAACACCGAACCCTATGGGGAAGAGCTAATTGCGGAAGCACAGCTTTTGCCTTCAGTAACGGTGGGTGAAAAAGCTGGTGATGTGATTAAGAAATATGTCTCTTCGGATCCCAATCCAGTGGCCACCATCAATTCTGGGGGTACACAGCTGGGTGTTGAGCCATCACCAGTTGTGGCAGCGTTCAGCTCCAGAGGTCCAAATCCAGTCACTCCGGAAATACTCAAACCAGACCTTATAGCACCAGGGGTCAATATCCTGGCTGGTTGGACCGGTGCCGTTGGTCCGACTAGGTTGCAAAGTGACACCCGGCGGGTGAGCTTCAACATCGATTCAGGTACATCGATGGCATGTCCCCATGTGAGCGGATTGGCTGCACTCCTCAAGGGTGCGCACCCAGAATGGAGCCCTGCAGCCATTAAGTCTGCTCTAATGACCACAGCCTACTCAACATACAAAAACGGAGAAGCCATTTTAGATATTGCCACCGGGGAACCCTCAACACCGTTTGATTACGGTGCCGGACACGTGGATCCTGTAGCAGCCCTTGATCCTGGCCTTGTCTATGATGCCAACGTCGAGGACTACCTAGGCTTCCTCTGTGCCTTAAACTATAGCACAACCAAGATTAAGCAAGCTACAAACAAAGACTTCACCTGCGAGTCCGGAAAAATTTACAGCCTGAGAGACTTTAACTACCCATCTTTCTCTGTTCCTTTGCGAACTTCAACAGAGAAAGGAGGTGGCTCTGACTCAACCAGCACTCTGAAATACTCTAGGACTGTAACAAATGTGGGCACGCCTGGAACGTACAATGTATCAGTATCTTCACAGATTTCATCAGTGAAGATTGTGGTTGAGCCAGAATCATTAAGTTTCAGTGAACAAAACCAGAAACAGAGCTACACAGTTACTTTTACTTCTAGTTCTATGCCATCTGGTACAAACAAGTTTGCTAGCCTCCAGTGGTCGGATGGGAAACATGTTGTTAAAAGTCCAATAGCCTTCAGCTGGACATAA
- the LOC123202655 gene encoding uncharacterized protein At2g23090-like, giving the protein MGGGNGQKSKTARERNMEKQKAAAKGSQLESNKKAMTIQCKVCMQTFICTTSEVKCKEHAEAKHPKSDLFTCFPHLKK; this is encoded by the exons ATGGGAGGAGGCAACGGCCAGAAGTCAAAGACGGCTCGTGAACGGAACATGGAGAAGCAAAAGGCCGCCGCTAAAG GAAGTCAGCTTGAGTCGAATAAGAAAGCCATGACAATCCAG TGCAAAGTGTGCATGCAGACGTTCATTTGCACCACATCGGAGGTGAAATGCAAGGAACATGCTGAAGCCAAACACCCAAAATCTGATTTGTTCACATGTTTCCCTCATCTtaagaaatga